A window of the Thalassospira indica genome harbors these coding sequences:
- a CDS encoding RNA-binding protein: protein MSHRKGGKVAEVPERRCIVTGEVRHKEDLLRVVIGPDGSVVPDLEERLPGRGLWLCPSRDVVNTACAKNAFARAARQKVVVDTALADRIEELLTRKCIDLLSLARRAGQAVAGFEKARAQIAEGAALVLAARDGAADGKSKIEAKARDLPIYSVLDAAEIGAAFGREKAVHVAVAPGGLANRLGRSCKRLEGFRAV from the coding sequence ATGTCGCATCGTAAAGGCGGCAAGGTAGCCGAGGTTCCGGAACGCCGGTGCATTGTCACCGGCGAAGTCCGGCACAAGGAAGATCTTCTCAGGGTTGTGATCGGGCCGGATGGTTCGGTTGTTCCCGACCTTGAGGAACGGCTGCCGGGACGGGGATTATGGTTGTGCCCGTCGCGGGATGTGGTAAATACCGCCTGTGCAAAGAACGCCTTTGCCCGGGCGGCCCGGCAAAAAGTCGTGGTCGACACCGCACTTGCAGACCGGATCGAAGAGCTGCTGACGCGCAAATGCATCGATCTGTTGTCGCTGGCGCGGCGTGCAGGACAGGCTGTTGCAGGATTTGAAAAGGCCCGTGCCCAGATTGCCGAGGGCGCAGCCTTAGTATTGGCGGCACGCGATGGTGCCGCAGACGGAAAATCAAAGATCGAGGCCAAGGCCCGGGATCTGCCGATTTATTCCGTTCTGGATGCTGCTGAAATCGGCGCGGCCTTTGGTCGCGAAAAAGCAGTACATGTGGCCGTTGCGCCAGGAGGTCTTGCCAATCGGTTGGGGCGTTCGTGCAAGCGGCTTGAAGGATTTCGCGCTGTCTGA